A region of Necator americanus strain Aroian chromosome I, whole genome shotgun sequence DNA encodes the following proteins:
- a CDS encoding hypothetical protein (NECATOR_CHRI.G589.T1), translated as MPDNPSNGFTNRESMELADIIEEIECNRRKITELIERNEELEQRKAEIEFSLEIRHAEKAEKIAATKFDGTFPWSDEVDTILKKVFRLSSFRPLQKEVINAIMSNLDTLVVMSTGAGKSLCYQLPAVAMKGLIVVISPLISLIEDQLTALRKLGIEGASLNQSTPKDDVKRIETYIAQSNSPLRLLYITPEKLAKSKRLMNKLEKSAEVGTLKAFAIDEVHCCSQWGHDFRPDYKFLNILKRQFPNVPLLGLTATATANVLSDVKNMLDIPDAVVFKAGFNRTNLYYEVLQKPDSDFGDELARLIKKRFPEQSGIVYCFSRKDCEEVATQLRGNGVRAAFYHADMDSARRTAVHEKWTSGKYNVIVATVAFGMGIDKPDVRYVIHHALPKSVENYFQESGRAGRDGLPAVCILYFRLADMFRQSTMVCTERTGIRNLYSIVRYATTPGECRRKHLADHFEEKWRTELCPKACDVCANPLEVAEVDISQIVRTMLKIISEQKSSDRGSNRITGAKLIELTSKQRVGSKTLVEAALCHALLSGYLKQDFHFTPYAIHSYIVGGPKGERAQQSQILMKCKSNDREAPPKHAKKRKLDQDGDCIVLE; from the exons ATGCCTGATAATCCTTCTAATGGGTTCACAAATCGTGAGTCTATGGAATTAGCCGATATCATTGAAGAGATCGAGTGTAATCGACGTAAAATCACCGAACTCATCGAACGGAATGAGGAGCTTGAACAACGAAAGGCTGAG attgaATTTTCTCTAGAGATTAGACATGCTGagaaagctgaaaaaattGCTGCTACAAAGTTTGACGGGACATTTCCATGGAGTGACGAAGTGGACACCATCCTGAAGAAG GTTTTCCGTCTGTCCTCATTTCGTCCTCTCCAAAAAGAAGTGATTAATGCGATTATGTCAAATCTCGATACACTCGTGGTTATGAGCACAGGAGCTGGCAAAAGCTTATGCTATCAACTTCCAGCAGTTGCTATGAAAG GGCTAATCGTTGTGATATCACCTTTGATATCTCTCATAGAAGATCAACTTACTGCTTTACGGAAGTTGGGCATTGAGGGAGCATCTTTGAATCAATCAACACCAAAGGATGAT GTAAAGCGAATAGAAACTTATATAGCACAATCCAACTCTCCTCTTCGCCTCCTTTATATCACTCCCGAGAAGTTGGCAAAAAGCAAAAGGCTGATGAACAAGTTGGAAAAATCGGCTGAAGTTGGAACGCTAAAG GCATTTGCTATTGATGAAGTGCATTGTTGCTCACAGTGGGGCCATGATTTTCGACCTGATTATAAGTTTCTGAATATCCTTAAACGTCAGTTCCCCAACGTACCACTCCTAGGATTAACTGCCACTGCAACAGCCAATGTGCTGTCGGATGTGAAGAATATGCTGGATATACCAG aCGCTGTTGTTTTCAAAGCCGGATTCAACCGAACGAATCTATATTATGAAGTACTACAGAAGCCAGATTCAGATTTTGGAGATGAACTAGCCAGGCTCATCAAAAAGAG ATTTCCAGAACAATCTGGCATAGTTTACTGCTTTTCAAGAAAGGATTGTGAAGAAGTTGCAACACAGCTGAG GGGGAATGGTGTGCGAGCGGCATTCTATCATGCTGACATGGACTCAGCCCGTCGCACCGCCGTTCATGAAAAATGGACAAGCGGCAAGTATAACGTCATAGTTGCTACGGTAGCTTTTG GTATGGGTATCGACAAACCTGACGTACGCTATGTCATTCATCACGCTCTGCCAAAATCTGTCGAGAATTATTTCCAg GAAAGTGGACGAGCTGGTCGTGATGGCTTGCCTGCAGTCTGTATTCTATACTTTCGTCTGGCAGATATGTTTCGTCAAAGCACAATGGTTTGTACTGAACGAACGGGTATTAGGAATTTATACTCAATTGTTCGCTACGCGACCACG CCTGGAGAATGTCGACGTAAACATCTTGCCGatcattttgaggaaaaatggaGGACTGAGCTATGTCCAAAAGCTTGTGATGTGTGTGCAAATCCATTGGAAGTTGCAGAAGTTGATATCTCACAAATAGTTCGAACAATGCTAAAGATTATAAGCGAG CAAAAATCGAGCGACCGTGGCTCAAATCGTATCACTGGTGCAAAACTTATAGAGCTTACGTCTAAGCAACGTGTTGGATCaaag ACGCTTGTTGAAGCAGCTTTATGCCATGCACTCCTCAGTGGATATTTAAAACAGGACTTTCACTTCACTCCATACGCTATTCATAG TTACATTGTTGGTGGGCCGAAAGGTGAACGTGCGCAGCAGTCACAAATCTTAATGAAATGTAAGTCGAATGATCGCGAAGCGCCTCCGAAACATGCAAAGAAACGTAAGCTCGATCAGGATGGCGACTGCATTGTTTTGGAGTAA
- a CDS encoding hypothetical protein (NECATOR_CHRI.G590.T1): protein MPEGSAQPRLKSKQQNRPDSTTARRTRMLRKIKIEDDHLRKLADEIMAEKRRLCMKREELALALREKEQAEAS from the exons ATGCCTGAAGGAAGCGCACAGCCCAGGTTAAAGTCAAAGCAGCAAAATCGACCAGATTCCACAACAGCCAGGCGAACGAGGATGCTTCGGAAGATCAAA ATCGAAGACGATCATTTAAGAAAACTCGCTGACGAAATTATGGCTGAAAAAAGACGTCTCTGTATGAAACGGGAGGAACTGGCCCTTGCTTTGCGCGAAAAAGAACAAGCGGAAGCCAGTTAA
- a CDS encoding hypothetical protein (NECATOR_CHRI.G591.T1) — protein sequence MTAFEELGVIPELGDAVSDMGWELPTPIQCDAIPAILGGGDVLIAAETGSGKTGAFSLPVVQIVWERRKDVMNTQSGGKSSVSWRLNLADRAMGLALSQDGLSCESRVPKAWYGARCMGGVHTKGKYYYEAKITRDGLCRIGWSTLRASLDLGAEDESFGFGGTGMKSTQRKFEKYGESFTTGDVMGCYLDLDNGRIWWSKNGKEFEIAFRLDAKFSSPHAALHPAVLVQNSSLELNFGDTPFAFPPKDGFIAVSKTPSSLTEWRGLEIENDVKESNAAPVCIVLEPTKELIEQTHENLIKFSKNVSDPKIKCISLAAGANMSQLLHELDRGVDIVTGGVGRVLDMIETHKLSMSGLNFIVIDEADQILSSFKQQLERLLAKVPTVSSNGMRLQVIACSATLHNMQITQFADKYMNFPQWIDLKGMDSVAETVHHVVCMVDAISDKQWIRIMHSPNHLQHDLVHERDNIRLNTTDKNTVSLGTKILKGCYVLKAIEALKMEQCIVFCRTKQQCDDMEAYLLKNNYGAVCLHGDRSPKERSQALADFKAKKKPFLVCTDVAARGIDIGGVPFLINVTLPDEPAQYVHRIGRVGRAERMGLSISLVSTQEEKVWYHKCGNPRCRNTRDLSEGGCTIWYNEPKLLADIEEHLGQTIAIVDQAFQIPVDEFDGKIVYGAKRANVTTFEGHAPQLAVSVAQLADLERALQSSYLASVGDKFRKIVVQ from the exons ATGACTGCGTTTGAAGAGTTGGGTGTAATTCCTGAGCTTGGTGATGCCGTATCTGATATGGGATGGGA ACTCCCAACACCAATTCAATGCGACGCCATCCCAGCCATTCTTGGAGGAGGTGACGTCCTTATT GCTGCTGAAACGGGTAGCGGTAAAACTGGAGCGTTCTCGTTGCCTGTTGTACAAATTGTATGGGAAAGACGTAAAGATGTAATGAATACTCAGTCTGGAGGGAAATCAT CTGTCAGTTGGCGGTTAAATCTAGCAGATCGAGCCATGGGGCTCGCTCTTTCGCAAGATGGATTGTCTTGTGAAAGTCGTGTACCAAAAGCTTGGTATGGCGCAAGATGTATGGGCGGTGTACATACTAAAG GGAAATACTATTACGAGGCAAAGATCACTCGTGATGGGTTGTGTCGCATTGGCTGGTCAACACTTCGTGCCTCACTGGATCTAG GAGCTGAGGACGAAAGTTTTGGATTTGGAGGAACTGGAATGAAAAGTACTCagagaaaattcgagaaatatGGAGAGTCTTTCACAACTGGGGACGTCATGGGATGCTATCTAGATCTGGACAATGGGAGAATTTG GTGGTCCAAAAACGGGAAGGAGTTTGAGATAGCTTTCCGACTAGATGCGAAGTTCTCCAGTCCACACGCTGCGTTACATCCAGCAGTTCTGGTTCAGAATTCTTCGCTGGAGCTGAATTTCGGAGACACACCGTTTGCGTTTCCGCCAAAAGAT GGATTCATCGCTGTGTCAAAAACGCCATCATCGTTGACTGAATGGCGTGGTTTGGAAATAGAAAACGATGTAAAAGAATCAAATGCTGCACCAGTTTGTATAGTACTTGAACCGACCAAGGAGTTAATCGAGCAAACTCATGAGAATCTAATTAAGTTCTCGAAGAATGTTAGTGATCCAAAAAtcaa ATGTATATCCTTGGCAGCTGGCGCGAATATGTCGCAGTTGCTGCATGAACTTGATCGAGGTGTTGATATTGTCACAGGTGGAGTCGGTCGTGTTTTGGATATGATAGAAACGCATAAACTATCAATGAGTGGTCTCAACTTCATTGTTATTGACGAGGCG GATCAAATCCTATCGTCCTTCAAACAACAACTTGAAAGGCTCCTTGCCAAGGTTCCAACGGTATCATCAAATGGCATGCGTCTCCAAGTAATTGCTTGTTCAGCAACTTTGCATAATATGCAGATTACGCAGTTCGCC GACAAGTACATGAATTTTCCACAGTGGATTGATCTCAAAGGTATGGACAGCGTGGCAGAAACTGTACATCATGTCGTTTGTATGGTTGATGCTATTAGCGACAAGCAATGGATCAGAATTATGCATAGTCCGAACCATTTGCAG CACGATCTAGTCCATGAGCGCGATAATATCCGCCTCAACACCACTGACAAGAATACAGTTTCTTTAGGAACGAAAATCCTCAAAGGATGTTATGTGCTTAAA GCCATTgaagctttgaaaatggaacAGTGCATCGTATTttgtcgtacaaaacaacaatgTGACGATATGGAGGCATATCTGCTTAAAAATA ATTACGGAGCCGTTTGCCTGCATGGAGACAGATCACCGAAGGAAAGGTCACAAGCATTAGCAGATTTCAAG gcaaagaaaaaaccgttCCTGGTTTGTACCGATGTTGCCGCTCGTGGTATTGATATTGGCGGAGTTCCATTTT TGATTAATGTGACGTTGCCTGATGAACCTGCTCAATATGTACATCGCATTGGACGTGTAGGAAGAGCGGAGAG AATGGGTTTATCCATTTCGCTCGTTTCTACACAAGAAGAGAAGGTGTGGTATCACAAATGTGGCAATCCACGATGTAGAAATACGAGAGATTTGTCGGAAGGTGGTTGTACCATATGGTACAACGAACCAAAA CTTCTAGCCGATATAGAAGAGCATTTGGGGCAAACTATTGCCATAGTAGATCAAGCATTCCAAATTCCTGTCGATgaatttgatggaaaaattgTCTATGGAGCAAAGCGAGCGAACG TGACCACATTCGAAGGTCATGCCCCACAACTTGCTGTTTCCGTTGCTCAGCTAGCTGACCTCGAACGAGCGCTACAGTCGAGCTATCTGGCGTCAGTTGGAGATAAATTTCGTAAAATCGTTGTGCAATAA